The DNA segment AGCAGAAGCTCCTGGGAATGTAATTCTATCTAAAAAAGATTCTAATCTTTCAAAAGACTCAGTTGTAAATGTTTCTCAATTAGTAACTTTAGATAAGGAACGATTTCTTGATAAAGTTGGTAAATTGAAAGCAGGCAAGATGGCTGATGTTGAAGAAGGGTTGCGGTTAATTATTGGCCTAAATTAACGGGCACTGCGTATAACTAACAGCTTGCCACTGCGCTTCGGGCTTGCTTCGCAACCCTCGCTTGACCTTCGGCACATTGGCTTCTGTCACTCGCCTTGCAAGGCAAGTCTCGTGCCAGTCTCTAACGCCTCCTGCGGAGGCTCAGAGTCGCCAACGTCGGCAAGCGTTGGACGTTATACGCCATGCTTTAAATATCATTTAAAGCAATAAAATTCATTAGCTCTGCACTTGACAAGATTTGTAAAATTTTATAGAAATTTATAAATAATGGTGATTGACACCAGTGGTGACCAGCGCTATTATAGGTTGTGATTCTATCATTCTACGATAAAGAATCTGAAATTATTTGGTTAGGTAAGTTTTCTAAAAAGTTTCCGAAAGAAATTCAGAGAACAGCTAGAAGGAAATTAATTCACATAGATAGCGCAAAGAATATTGAAGATTTAAAAATTCCTCTCGGAAATAGACTTCATGCATTGTCTGGGGATAGGCAAGGCTAAGTATAAATATGCAATATCGGATATGCTCTTCTTGGGAAAATGGGAATGCTTCAAATGTTGAGATAGTCGATTATCATTAGGCAGAATAAGTGATGAATAAAGAATTAATGAATATCCATCCCGGCGAAATCTTGTTAGAAGATTTCTTGAAACCCATGGGAATAACTGCCTATAAGCTTGCTCAATCAACTCATATTGATCAGAAACGAATTAGTGAAATAGTTCATGGTCGTCGTTCTATTACTGCAGACACTGCACTTAGATTTTCTAAATTTTTTGGTAATTCTCCAGAGTTTTGGTTATCAATACAGGCCCATTATGATTTAGAAATTAAGCAGTATGAGCTTAAAAGTGAACTAAAAACGATTAAGAAGTTTCAAGAACTTCAAGCTAGTTAATAAATAAAGCACGGCGTATAACTGTCGGTGCCTCCGCTCCGCTCAAGGCTGCTTCGCACCTTTCGCTCGGGCTTCGCCACATTCGCGTCCGTCACTTCGTTTGCAAAGCAAACTCGCGCCGTTGCGAACGTCGGAACACCTTGGTCGTTATACGAAAGTGCCAAAAAAATAATTCTGCATATATAAAATAGTTTAAAGAAGATAGGCAGTGTTTGATGACTAATAAGTCGTCTAAATTCTATTTGACAATAATTGATTGAAAGCCTAAATATAAATCATGTCTTCGACAAAGCAACAGGCTCTTAATCTTATCGAGAATTTGCCAGATGATTCATCATTTGATGATATCATGGAGGAGCTTTTTTTCTCAAAGAAAGTTCAGGAAGGCTTATCAGATTTAGATAGCAATAAAACGATTTCGCATAAACAAGTTTTAGAAGAAATAACTAAATGGCGAAAGAGATAATTTGGTCTTATAGGGCCAAATCGGATTTACAAGATATTTACGATTATATTGCTAAGGATTCTGAAGTTTACGCGTTAAACGTTGTAAATAAAATAATAGATGTTGTAGAGAATATACCAACCTTTCCATTAATGGGTAGGGTAGTTCCTGAATTCAATATTGAAAATCTCCGGGAACGATTTTCTGGAAATTATAGAATAGTCTATAGAGTTGGCAATTCCCAAAATATTGAAATTGTTACTATTCATCATTCAGCTCGATTATTAAAATAATCTACTTAAATATGTTGGCACCTTCGCATAACTGTCGGCTCTGACGCGTCGCTTCGAGATCGCTTTCGCGACTCTCGCTCGGGCTACGCCACATTTACTTCCGTCACTTCGTTTGCAAAGCAAACTCGTGCCGTTGCGAAACGTCGGAACACCTTGGTCGTTATACGAAATTGGGCAAAGACTTTCTCTTATAAGTAGATACGGTATATATATCCGATTGACAGATATATCTGTATGGCGAATATATGGTTAAATGATCAAATCTTTCGGAGATAAAGAGACTGAAAGGATCTTTCATCAAGAATTTTCAAAGAAAATACCTCCGGAAATACAGAGTAGGGCATTAATCAAACTTCTGATCTTAGAAAATGCTGAAAAAGAAGAAGATTTAAAAAGTCCGCCTGCTAATCGATTTGAGCATTTAAAAGGTAACTTAAAGAATTATTGTTCTATCAGGATAAATGACCAGTGGAGAATCACATTTAAATTCTCTGAGGGAAATTGCTTTGATGTGTCTATAGTTGATTATCATTGAGGAGACTTACTATGAAAACGAAAAGAATTCCCACACCAACAGTCTCTCAAATCCTCAGAGAGGAGTTTTTGGATCCGTTAGAAGTAACTCCGTATAGACTAGCAAAAGAGCTACATGTTTCAACCTCTACAGTATTGGAGATTTTACACGATAAGCGCAAAATCACAGTAGATATGTCTTTGAGATTAGCTAAGTTTTTCGGAATGTCTGATAAATTTTGGATAAATCTTCAAAATGACTTAGAAATCAGAAAACAAAAAGAGAAACTTAAACTCAAATTAAATAATATTCAAACGCTACAAAGAACGGGCTGAGTTCGTTGCCCAACTTCGTATAACTGTCGGCGCCTCCGCTACGCTCGGAGATCGCTAACGCGACTCACTCGCTCGGGCTACGCCACATTTTGCTTCTGTCACTTCGTTTGCATAAGCAAACTCGCGCCATCGCAAACGTCGGAACACCTTGGTCGTTAGCCGACATGCGCTAAAAATATATTTTAATATGAAGTTAAGCAATATAAGGATAAAAATCCTGTTCCTACTAATATTTTCGTTCTCGAATTGTTTAGCGTTCCAGAATAAATACATTAATAAAATAGAGTATTTTCCTCAGCCGAAGAAATTGACTGTTGATATTACTTTGACTGATGGTGGAGAACTAAATTTAGCGATCCTAAGAAAAGAGCTGGATTATGAGTTTAGAATGAATTTTGTCTATGAAGGTCAAAATTTAATAATTGTTAGAAAGTTGATTATGTTAGTAGATGGAGTCGAAAAAGAATTACTAGTTTTGCATAAAAGTACGAGATACCATAGATCTGGAAAATATGGTGTGATAACTGAACGAATGTCATTAAAAGCAGACAGAGAGTTATTAAATCTAATTTTTAATTCCAAATCACTCAAATTTAAACTAATAGGCGAAAATGGTATTTTAAATTCTGAATTAGAAGAATCTGGGCAAGAACTTATAATAAATTTTAAATTAGAAAGTGAAAAGTTATTTCAACTTACATATTAACTTTCAATGGGAGCACACGGTCGGCTAACTAACAGCTCTGGTGCGTCGCTTCATGGATCGCTAACGCGACTCACTCGCTCGGGCTACGCCACATTGGTCTCCGTCACGCTTGTTTGCAAAAGCAAAAAGCGCGCCGACGGTAACGCCTCTTCGAGGCTCACCTACGACCAACGTCGACAATCATGCGTCGTTAGACGCAATGAAAATGAAATTATTTTTAATGTAAAGATTTAAAAAGTATGTATAACATAAAAACCAAGCTAATATTTCTTATTATCTGTTTTTCGCT comes from the Leptospira dzoumogneensis genome and includes:
- a CDS encoding type II toxin-antitoxin system PemK/MazF family toxin, encoding MIRGEIWWVDLGIPFGSEPGFKRPVLIVQDDSFNESNINTVIVVSITSNLNLAEAPGNVILSKKDSNLSKDSVVNVSQLVTLDKERFLDKVGKLKAGKMADVEEGLRLIIGLN
- a CDS encoding HigA family addiction module antitoxin; its protein translation is MNKELMNIHPGEILLEDFLKPMGITAYKLAQSTHIDQKRISEIVHGRRSITADTALRFSKFFGNSPEFWLSIQAHYDLEIKQYELKSELKTIKKFQELQAS
- a CDS encoding type II toxin-antitoxin system RelE/ParE family toxin; protein product: MAKEIIWSYRAKSDLQDIYDYIAKDSEVYALNVVNKIIDVVENIPTFPLMGRVVPEFNIENLRERFSGNYRIVYRVGNSQNIEIVTIHHSARLLK
- a CDS encoding type II toxin-antitoxin system RelE/ParE family toxin, encoding MIKSFGDKETERIFHQEFSKKIPPEIQSRALIKLLILENAEKEEDLKSPPANRFEHLKGNLKNYCSIRINDQWRITFKFSEGNCFDVSIVDYH
- a CDS encoding HigA family addiction module antitoxin, with translation MKTKRIPTPTVSQILREEFLDPLEVTPYRLAKELHVSTSTVLEILHDKRKITVDMSLRLAKFFGMSDKFWINLQNDLEIRKQKEKLKLKLNNIQTLQRTG